The Dendropsophus ebraccatus isolate aDenEbr1 chromosome 3, aDenEbr1.pat, whole genome shotgun sequence genome includes a region encoding these proteins:
- the LOC138786679 gene encoding oocyte zinc finger protein XlCOF22-like, producing MEEHGRAPRWRRTGGFHDGGGREGSTMEEDGRVPRCRTTGGVPRWRRTGGFHDGGGREGSTMEEDGRVPRWRRTEGFNDGGGYYSEILSSLLSGDFTRRSEGNLIYSGYKAENPITQDTYEEHSITPDLPSASHSKDLSSDPYIPVLSTDSSQLTNQNKEKPFSCPECGKCFTQKSDFVEHQNTGKGKFSCSECGKMCTCKSNLVNHQRIHMGEKQLSCSECCKDFSDKSHCTKHERTPTGEKTFSCEKCGKCFTRKDKLIRHQNSHSGEKPFSCNKCGKCFTRKDQLVRHQNIHSKKPFSCSECGKCFSEKSHCTKHERTHTGEKSFSCEKCGKCFTQKEKLIRHQNIHLGQKPFSCDKCGKCFTRKDKLISHQNIHSGLKPFSCSICGKSFIEKSKLLIHERIHTGEKPFSCSQCVKCFSNKSVLYRHERIHTGEKPFSCSQCGKCFATKSDLTIHERIHTGERPYSCDKCGKCFARKVTLIKHQNIHSREKPMRSLSDQSDVCSPESR from the coding sequence atggaggagCACGGGAGGGctccacgatggaggaggacgggagggttccacgatggaggaggacgggagggttccacgatggaggaggacgggagggttccACGATGCAGGACGACGGGGGgggttccacgatggaggaggacgggagggttccacgatggaggaggacgggagggttccacgatggaggaggacgggagggttccacgatggaggaggacggaAGGGTTCAACGATGGAGGAGGTTATTACTCAGAAATCCTCTCTTCTCTATTGTCAGGTGACTttacccggagatcagagggaaatcTGATATATTCAGGTTATAAAGCAGAGAAtcctatcacacaagatacatatgaagaacattctattaccccagatctaccctcagcctctcacagcaaagatctctcatctgaTCCTTATATACCAGTCCTATCTACTGATTCATCACAGCTTACTAATCAAAAtaaggagaagccattttcatgtccagaatgtgggaaatgttttactcagaaatcagatTTTGTTGAACATCAAAACACAGGAAAGGGgaaattttcatgttcagaatgtggaaaaatgtgtacttgtaaatcaaatcttgttaaccatcaaagaattcacatggGAGAGAAGCAGCTTTCATGTTCCGAATGTTGTAAAGATTTTTCTGACAAATCACATTGTACTAAACATGAAAGAACTCCCACAGGAGAGAAGACATTTTCGTGTgaaaaatgtgggaaatgttttacacggaaagataaacTTATTAGACATCAAAACAGTCactcaggagagaagccattttcatgtaataaatgtgggaaatgttttacgaGGAAAGATCAACTCGTTAGACATCAAAATATTCACTCGAAGAaacctttttcatgttcagagtgtggaaaatgtttttctgagaAATCACACTGTACTaaacatgaaagaactcacacaggagagaagtcaTTTTCGTGTgaaaaatgtgggaaatgttttacacagaaagaaaaaCTTATTAGACATCAAAACATTCACTTAGggcagaagccattttcatgtgataaatgtgggaaatgttttacgcgGAAAGATAAACTCATCAGTCATCAAAACATACACTCAGGGttaaagccattttcatgttcaataTGTGGAAAAAGTTTTATTGAGAAATCAAAGCTTTTGAttcatgaaagaattcacacaggggagaagccattttcatgttcacaatgtgTAAAATGTTTTTCTAACAAATCAGTTCTTTATAGACATGAAAgaattcatacaggagagaagccattttcatgttcacaatgtggaaaatgttttgctaccAAATCAGACctcactatacatgaaagaattcacacaggagagaggccaTATTCATGTgataaatgtgggaaatgttttgcgcGGAAAGTTACACTTATTAAACATCAAAACATTCACTCACGGGAGAAGCCAATGAGATCACTCAGTGATC